One region of Demequina sp. TMPB413 genomic DNA includes:
- a CDS encoding aspartate-semialdehyde dehydrogenase: protein MTVSPADLTIAVVGATGQVGTVMRQLVGERFPDATVRFFASSRSAGTTLPHLGRDVVVEDIASGDYSGIHIALFSAGGGPSTEYAPLFAKAGAIVVDNSSAWRMDPDVPLVVSEVNPEDLDSIPKGIVANPNCTTMAAMPVLKVLHEYAGLNRLIVSSYQAVSGSGVAGVRELDGQIKGAVGEATALVHDGAAVAIPEPAVYTEPIAYNVVPMAGTVIDDGSNETGEERKLRDESRKILGLPGLLVSGTCVRVPVFTGHSLSINAEFDAPLTPARAYTLLDGAPGVRVEEVPTPLKAAGGNVSLVGRIRQDAGVPGDRGLALFVSGDNLRKGAALNAVQLAELIAARL from the coding sequence ATGACCGTTTCACCTGCAGACCTCACCATCGCCGTCGTCGGCGCCACCGGTCAGGTGGGAACCGTCATGCGCCAACTGGTCGGCGAGCGCTTTCCCGACGCCACGGTGCGGTTCTTCGCGTCCTCCCGTTCCGCTGGCACCACGCTGCCTCACCTCGGTCGCGACGTGGTGGTCGAGGACATCGCGAGCGGTGACTACTCCGGCATCCACATCGCGCTGTTCTCTGCGGGAGGGGGGCCGTCGACCGAGTACGCGCCCTTGTTTGCGAAGGCCGGCGCCATCGTCGTCGACAATTCCTCCGCCTGGCGGATGGATCCCGACGTGCCGCTCGTGGTGAGTGAGGTCAATCCTGAAGACCTCGACTCGATCCCCAAGGGCATCGTCGCAAACCCGAACTGCACCACCATGGCGGCCATGCCTGTGCTCAAGGTGCTGCATGAGTACGCAGGCCTGAACCGGCTCATCGTGTCGAGCTACCAGGCGGTTTCGGGCTCCGGCGTGGCAGGAGTGCGCGAACTCGACGGCCAGATCAAGGGTGCCGTTGGTGAGGCGACTGCTTTGGTCCACGACGGCGCTGCGGTGGCGATCCCCGAGCCAGCGGTCTATACCGAGCCAATCGCCTACAACGTGGTGCCGATGGCAGGCACCGTCATCGATGACGGGTCGAACGAGACGGGTGAAGAGCGCAAGTTGCGCGATGAGTCCCGCAAGATCCTCGGTCTACCCGGCCTGCTCGTCTCTGGCACCTGCGTGCGGGTGCCCGTCTTCACCGGCCACTCGCTGTCGATCAACGCGGAGTTCGACGCGCCGCTCACTCCGGCACGCGCGTACACGCTGCTGGACGGAGCGCCAGGGGTAAGGGTGGAAGAGGTGCCCACGCCTTTGAAGGCCGCAGGCGGCAACGTGAGCCTTGTGGGCCGCATTCGGCAGGACGCCGGTGTCCCTGGGGATCGCGGGCTCGCCTTGTTTGTGAGCGGCGACAACCTGCGCAAGGGCGCCGCTCTCAACGCGGTGCAGCTCGCGGAACTGATCGCCGCGCGCCTGTAA
- a CDS encoding aspartate kinase, producing MSLVVQKYGGSSVADADAIKRVARRIVETKRAGHDVVVTVSAMGDTTDELIDLANAVSSTEHPREMDILLTAGERISMSLLAMAVRDLGQPAQSFTGPQAGVITAGAYGRAKIIEVSPGRLRDALDAGDVTIVAGFQGYNQESQDIQTLGRGGSDTTAVALAAALDADVCEIYTDVDGVFSADPRVVPTARKLDRITFEEMLDMAASGAKVLMPRCVEYARRFNVPIHVRSSFSGLEGTWVVGETEGDTMENAIIAGVAHDRSEAKITVIGVPDVPGSAARLFEAVARADVNIDMIVQNVSAVVTGVTDISFTLPMDSLADATAAIEADKDTIGYADLVTDDAIGKVSLIGAGMRSNSGVSARFFAALRDAGVNIEMISTSDIRISVVTRAEMLDTAVRAVHSAFGLDSSQGEAVIYGGTGR from the coding sequence ATGTCTCTCGTGGTGCAGAAGTACGGAGGATCCTCCGTCGCGGATGCCGATGCCATCAAGCGCGTCGCCCGTCGCATCGTCGAGACGAAGCGCGCGGGGCACGACGTCGTGGTCACCGTCTCTGCCATGGGCGACACCACGGACGAGCTGATTGACCTGGCGAACGCCGTGTCGAGCACCGAGCACCCGCGCGAAATGGACATCCTGCTCACCGCTGGCGAGCGCATCTCGATGTCACTGCTCGCGATGGCTGTGCGCGATCTAGGGCAACCTGCACAGTCATTCACAGGGCCGCAAGCTGGCGTGATCACCGCAGGTGCCTACGGTCGCGCGAAGATCATCGAAGTGAGCCCCGGCCGCCTCAGGGACGCGCTCGACGCTGGCGATGTCACGATCGTGGCTGGCTTCCAGGGCTACAACCAAGAGAGCCAAGACATTCAGACTCTCGGTCGCGGCGGCTCAGACACCACCGCTGTGGCGCTCGCCGCGGCGCTCGACGCGGACGTTTGCGAGATCTACACCGACGTCGACGGAGTGTTCTCCGCCGACCCTCGCGTCGTGCCAACCGCACGCAAGCTTGACCGCATCACTTTTGAAGAGATGCTCGACATGGCGGCCTCTGGGGCGAAGGTATTGATGCCCCGCTGTGTCGAATACGCGCGTCGCTTCAACGTGCCCATTCACGTCCGCTCGTCCTTCTCCGGCCTTGAAGGCACGTGGGTTGTGGGCGAGACTGAAGGAGACACCATGGAAAATGCCATCATCGCCGGCGTCGCGCACGATCGCTCCGAGGCCAAGATCACGGTCATCGGAGTTCCTGACGTGCCCGGATCGGCCGCTCGCCTGTTCGAGGCTGTCGCCCGTGCCGACGTCAACATCGACATGATCGTCCAGAATGTCTCCGCCGTCGTGACCGGCGTGACCGACATCTCGTTCACGTTGCCGATGGACTCCCTCGCCGACGCCACGGCGGCCATCGAGGCGGACAAGGACACCATTGGCTACGCAGACCTGGTGACGGACGACGCCATTGGCAAGGTCTCGCTCATCGGCGCAGGCATGCGGTCAAACTCGGGAGTATCCGCGCGCTTCTTTGCGGCGCTTCGCGATGCTGGAGTCAACATCGAGATGATTTCCACGTCCGACATTCGCATCTCTGTGGTCACGCGCGCCGAGATGCTCGACACCGCCGTGCGCGCCGTGCACAGCGCATTCGGCCTCGACTCGTCCCAGGGCGAAGCCGTCATTTACGGAGGCACCGGCCGATGA
- a CDS encoding carboxylesterase/lipase family protein, translated as MTQQEWAEPEAVTTSGRVRGAWRHHVSADATVSRHAVFRGIPFAAAPVGPLRFAAPVPPSAWEGTREAVAYGPTAQRMTPYAFPRIPEPSIPGDDILTVNVTTPDPSASAGLPVLVWIHGGGFEAGSPASPWYEGGAFARDGVVVVTLAYRLAFEGFGWIDGGVNNRAVRDWLAGLEWVQRNIAAFGGDPAKVTIAGQSAGGAAVLRLLTMPAAQPFFAGVIAVSPPDASVTVEQAREASAKVARAVGAPDTSEQSFAAVDHDSLWDARGAATVDPESPDSMLTGGALMLAPVIDGELIPQTAAEALATGVGEDKPVFLGATAHEFRYLADQIRPAVGDGPAKGLLERNGLPPALAADLVAREGGRGAAWVLGMAISDALFRAPVAGVAGARASAPAPTWVYDFRWESRSPSIDGAAHCVDVPFGFDILGAAGVDHLTGRAPQALADAVHGDWLSIVTNGRIDAPPHSEGDATVVYGDDGARTVAPGYRLERRLWDAAR; from the coding sequence ATGACACAGCAGGAATGGGCAGAGCCAGAGGCCGTCACCACGTCTGGCAGGGTGCGGGGCGCGTGGCGCCACCACGTCAGCGCCGACGCAACGGTCAGCAGGCACGCGGTGTTCAGGGGCATTCCCTTTGCCGCTGCACCCGTTGGGCCTTTGCGCTTTGCGGCGCCCGTGCCACCGTCGGCGTGGGAGGGCACGAGGGAGGCGGTCGCTTATGGCCCGACCGCCCAGCGAATGACTCCTTACGCGTTCCCTCGCATCCCCGAGCCGTCGATCCCTGGCGACGACATCCTCACCGTGAATGTCACGACGCCAGACCCATCAGCGTCCGCTGGACTGCCGGTGCTTGTCTGGATCCACGGTGGTGGGTTTGAGGCGGGTTCGCCAGCGAGCCCCTGGTACGAGGGCGGGGCCTTCGCTCGCGACGGCGTGGTGGTGGTGACGCTCGCCTATCGGCTCGCTTTCGAGGGCTTCGGCTGGATCGATGGCGGCGTCAATAACAGGGCGGTGCGCGACTGGCTGGCGGGACTCGAGTGGGTGCAGCGCAACATCGCGGCCTTCGGTGGCGACCCCGCCAAGGTGACGATCGCGGGCCAGAGTGCTGGCGGAGCGGCTGTACTACGTCTGCTCACGATGCCCGCCGCGCAGCCCTTCTTCGCCGGGGTCATCGCGGTGTCGCCTCCAGACGCTTCCGTCACCGTCGAGCAGGCTCGCGAGGCGAGCGCCAAGGTGGCGCGGGCGGTCGGGGCGCCTGACACATCAGAGCAATCGTTCGCGGCAGTAGACCACGACTCACTGTGGGACGCGAGGGGCGCGGCCACCGTGGACCCAGAGTCGCCAGACTCCATGCTGACAGGGGGAGCTCTCATGCTCGCGCCGGTGATCGACGGCGAACTGATCCCTCAAACGGCCGCCGAGGCCCTGGCCACCGGCGTCGGCGAGGACAAGCCCGTGTTCCTGGGTGCGACAGCCCACGAGTTTCGCTACCTCGCCGACCAGATCAGGCCCGCCGTCGGCGACGGGCCAGCGAAAGGCCTCCTGGAACGCAATGGTCTGCCGCCGGCGCTCGCGGCCGACCTTGTGGCTCGGGAGGGCGGAAGAGGCGCGGCGTGGGTGCTCGGCATGGCCATCTCGGATGCCCTCTTCAGGGCTCCGGTGGCGGGAGTGGCAGGAGCGCGCGCGAGCGCGCCGGCGCCCACCTGGGTCTACGACTTCCGTTGGGAGTCGCGCTCGCCATCCATCGACGGCGCGGCGCACTGCGTTGACGTGCCCTTCGGTTTCGACATCCTCGGTGCGGCAGGGGTCGACCACCTCACTGGTAGGGCCCCGCAGGCGCTCGCCGACGCCGTCCATGGCGACTGGTTGAGCATCGTCACGAATGGCCGCATCGACGCCCCACCCCACAGCGAAGGTGACGCCACCGTCGTATACGGCGACGACGGCGCGAGGACGGTCGCGCCTGGTTACCGCCTCGAGCGACGCCTGTGGGACGCCGCGCGGTAG
- a CDS encoding ABC transporter ATP-binding protein, whose product MSDMTTTAPALEAHGVRRAFGSVQAVVNASLTVQPGSVTALIGPNGCGKTTLMLMLAGLLQPDGGEVVVGGVSPATSPKAARTAVGWMPDVLGTWESLTCKETLVTFARAYGLTPADADARAFALLERVHLADLASQPARVLSRGQKQRLSLARALVNDPPVLILDEPASGLDPRSRVELRDLVRQLGAEGKAVLVSSHVLAELDEMVDDAVFMSKGVTLGAAADAEVARAKTRWRVVSVDGDLAASLARASRDFTVEEVPAGAAAVVSVADDADAAALVAALVTDGIKVARIAPVGSALEQAYLTMETERR is encoded by the coding sequence ATGAGTGACATGACGACCACGGCACCTGCGCTTGAGGCGCACGGCGTACGGCGGGCTTTCGGATCGGTCCAGGCCGTCGTGAACGCGAGCCTGACGGTCCAGCCCGGCTCGGTGACGGCGCTGATTGGCCCCAACGGTTGCGGAAAGACCACCCTCATGCTCATGTTGGCGGGACTCCTCCAGCCCGACGGAGGGGAGGTCGTGGTGGGCGGCGTGAGCCCAGCGACCAGCCCCAAGGCGGCGCGCACCGCGGTCGGGTGGATGCCGGATGTGTTGGGCACCTGGGAGTCGCTCACGTGCAAGGAAACGCTCGTCACGTTCGCGCGGGCGTACGGCCTCACCCCGGCCGACGCCGATGCCAGGGCCTTCGCGCTCCTCGAGAGGGTCCATCTTGCGGACCTTGCCTCACAGCCTGCACGGGTGCTGAGCCGTGGCCAGAAGCAGCGGCTCTCGCTCGCGCGGGCTCTCGTCAACGACCCTCCCGTCCTCATCCTCGACGAGCCTGCCTCTGGCCTCGATCCCCGCTCCCGCGTCGAGTTGCGCGACCTGGTGCGGCAACTGGGCGCCGAGGGCAAGGCGGTCCTTGTCTCCTCCCACGTGCTCGCAGAGCTCGATGAGATGGTTGACGACGCCGTCTTCATGTCCAAGGGTGTGACTCTTGGAGCGGCGGCCGACGCCGAGGTGGCGCGGGCAAAGACTCGGTGGCGAGTGGTGTCGGTTGACGGTGACCTTGCGGCCTCCCTGGCGAGGGCCTCCCGCGACTTCACTGTCGAGGAGGTGCCCGCGGGCGCGGCTGCGGTGGTGAGCGTCGCCGATGACGCCGATGCGGCGGCACTCGTTGCCGCCCTCGTGACCGACGGGATCAAGGTGGCGCGCATCGCGCCGGTCGGTTCCGCGCTTGAACAGGCATACCTCACGATGGAGACGGAGCGGCGATGA
- a CDS encoding ABC transporter permease — protein MTTTSQPPVAPQTASSARREPWRLSLSGIRLIAELELRQRVRSTKWKWALASVAVLIGGVTFLVWGATHAFGTDSYGGPGDLVFGLVVFFVLFLGLVVSPTLSATSINGDVRDGTMAPLQATALSAADIVLGKLLASWAASLAFLVVALPFIAIAYFDGRMPALAMLTVMLVLALELLVVCAIGLGWSALTARTPASAVLTYTTVAVLVAVLPILFGLLSVTFTEEVEVTYSNREYIYYDGSYLEEPSPGELPEGAQQDATGDYFVCRDYTYTEDVPRTDRLWWLLAVNPYVIVADSAPSPRVRERGDDYYYDDIGILSGLKMAVREARVGPTFGADSCNDELTYEERERLDRIDALPPVWPWGLAAQALLAIGGVALGVRRLSVPYGKLPTGSRVA, from the coding sequence ATGACCACCACCTCACAGCCTCCAGTGGCGCCGCAGACGGCGTCGTCCGCCCGCCGTGAGCCGTGGCGCCTATCCCTGTCGGGCATCCGCTTGATCGCAGAACTCGAACTGCGCCAGCGCGTGCGCTCCACCAAGTGGAAGTGGGCGCTCGCCTCCGTCGCCGTGCTCATCGGCGGCGTGACGTTCTTGGTGTGGGGCGCGACCCACGCCTTTGGGACGGACAGCTACGGAGGCCCTGGCGACCTCGTCTTTGGCCTCGTCGTCTTCTTCGTGCTCTTCCTGGGCTTGGTGGTCTCACCGACGCTGTCGGCCACGTCCATCAATGGGGATGTGCGTGACGGGACCATGGCGCCGCTTCAGGCGACCGCGCTCTCTGCTGCGGACATTGTGCTGGGCAAGCTCTTGGCCTCCTGGGCGGCATCGCTCGCCTTCTTGGTGGTGGCGCTGCCCTTCATCGCGATCGCGTACTTCGACGGCCGCATGCCTGCGCTCGCGATGCTCACGGTCATGCTGGTGCTCGCTCTCGAGTTGCTCGTGGTCTGCGCGATCGGGCTGGGATGGTCGGCGCTCACGGCCCGCACCCCAGCGTCGGCCGTGCTTACCTATACGACGGTCGCTGTGCTCGTTGCGGTCCTGCCGATCCTGTTTGGGCTGTTGTCCGTCACGTTCACAGAAGAGGTGGAGGTGACGTACTCCAACAGGGAGTACATCTACTACGACGGTTCCTACCTCGAGGAGCCATCACCTGGCGAGCTCCCTGAAGGCGCTCAGCAGGACGCGACGGGAGACTACTTCGTGTGTCGCGACTACACCTATACCGAGGACGTGCCGCGCACCGATCGGCTGTGGTGGCTGCTCGCCGTCAATCCGTACGTGATCGTGGCCGACTCAGCCCCGAGCCCTCGGGTCCGCGAGCGGGGCGACGACTACTACTACGACGACATCGGCATCCTGAGCGGCCTCAAGATGGCGGTGCGCGAGGCGCGTGTGGGGCCAACGTTTGGCGCCGACTCGTGCAACGACGAACTCACGTACGAGGAGCGGGAGCGACTCGATCGCATCGACGCCTTGCCCCCTGTATGGCCGTGGGGACTCGCAGCACAGGCACTGCTTGCCATCGGCGGCGTCGCGCTGGGCGTGCGTCGACTGTCGGTTCCGTACGGAAAGCTGCCGACGGGTTCGCGAGTCGCGTAG